The window CGGGCCGGATCAACCTCGGGCGAAGCCAGATTAGCGGCGGCGCCGACCCGCAGGCGCGGGCTGAGTCGATAGTAGGCGCCGGCCTCGACGTCGCCCCAGTCGGTCTCGCGACCGACGGGCTGGTTCAGGTTGAAGTTCAGACCCCAGCGACCGCTGTCGTTCCAGCGCAGGCCCCGGCGCTGCGGCGCGGGCGTCGCATGCGAGGTCTGAGCGGATTCGGTCAGGGATACAGCGGGAGCGCGACGGGCCTGGGCCGAGGCGTCATGAGCCATCCCGGCGATAGCCAGGGCGCCCACAGTCGCAGCGATGATCGCAACGAAACGCATCTTCCAACCCTTGGGATCGTCATCCAGGCGACGACCCTTGTTTTACGCACGCGAGCCCGAAAGTCTCGTGCCTGCCGATTAGACACCGCAGCTTCCCGCGGTCAACGTAACCTAGTCATCCACAGGCCGTTTCGCTGCACTTTCACGCGACTCTGCCGCCTCCTGTGGCGCTGACACCACGCCAATTGTTCAGCTTGGGGCTGTTGGAACACCGGATCGCCTTGTCACGGCCCCTTTTCGCCGTGTTATAGAGCGCAGCTAGCGGTGCGAACGTGCGCGGGCCCACAGGCGTCAACGCCTGAAAGTCCGCGCCACGGCTCGACCTCGAACCTTTACGGAGACCTCGGAATGGCATTTGTTCGCGGCGCTGCGGTCGCCCTGATCGCGTCGGGACTGCTGCTGGGCGGTTGCTCCAGCCTGCCTTTCGTCGGCAGCAAGGATAAGGCCCCCAAGGCCGACGCCCAACTTGGCATCGGCGTGAACGCCTATCTGTGGCGCGCCACGCTGGACACCCTGGCCTTCATGCCCCTGGCCAGCGCCGACCCGTGGGGCGGCGTGGTCAACTATGACTGGTACGTCAATCCTCAGGCGCCGAACGAGCGCTTCAAGGTCACCGTCTTCATCCTGGACCGCCGCCTGCGCGCCGACGCCCTGAACGTGTCGGTGACCAAGGAAGTCAAGGACGCCGCCGGCGCCTGGTCCGCCGCCCCGGTCGCGGCCCAGACCGAAACCGATCTGGAAAACGCCATCCTGACCAAGGCGCGCCAACTTAATCTCGCCAACGCGGCCCGCTAAGAGCCGCTTCTCGCTTTCGCCACTCCAACGCAGACCTCAGGGCCGCCTCAAGCTTCGCGCCTGAGGCGATACCTCAGGATACGCCGTGGCCACTCGTTACGAGCCCAAGACCGCCGAACCCCGTCAGCAGGCCCGCTGGGCGGCGGCTGACGCCTTTTCGGTGCCCAATGCCGACACCGGCCGTCCAAAATACTATGTGCTCGAGATGTTCCCCTATCCGTCGGGCAACATCCACATGGGCCACGCCCGCAACTATGTGATGGGCGACGTGGTGGCGCGTCACAAACGGGCGCAAGGCTTCGACGTCCTGCACCCCATGGGCTGGGACGCCTTCGGCATGCCGGCCGAGAACGCGGCCATGGAGCGCGGCGTCCACCCCGGCGACTGGACCTGGTCCAACATCGCGACCATGCGCGACCAGCTGAAGCTGCTGGGTCTGTCGCTGGACTGGAGCCGCGAGTTCGCCACCTGCGACCCGGCCTATTACGGCAAGCAGCAGGCCTGGTTCCTGGAGCTGTACAAACGCGGTCTGGTCTATCGCAAGGACGGCGTGGTCAACTGGGACCCGGTCGACAACACCGTCCTGGCCAATGAACAGGTCATCGACGGCCGCGGCTGGCGCTCCGGCGCCCTGGTCGAGAAGCGCAAGCTGAACCAGTGGTTCCTGCGCATTACTCAGTATGCGGATGATCTGATCGACGGCCTGTCCGAACTGGAAGGCCGCTGGCCCGACAAGGTCCGCCTGATGCAGGAAAACTGGATCGGCCGGTCCAAGGGCCTGCAGATGAAGTGGGCCTTCGCGCCCGACGCGGCTCCGGCCGGGCATGACGCGGTCGAGGTCTACACCACCCGTCCCGACACCCTATTCGGCGCCAGCTTCGTCGGTCTGGCCCCCGATCATCCGATCTCGAAACAGCTGGCCGAGGCCAACCCCGAGATCGCCGCCTTCGTCGCCGAATGCCGCAAGGGCGGCGCCTCCCAGGCCGAGATCGAGCAGGCCGAGAAGATCGGCTGGGACACGGGCCTGAAGGTCGTCCACCCCTTCACCGGCGCCGAGATCCCGGTCTGGATCGCCAACTTCATCCTGTCGGAATACGGCACGGGCGCCATCTTCGCCTGCCCGGCCCACGACCAGCGCGACCTGGACTTCGCCCGCAAGTACGACCTGCCGGTGATCCCGGTCGTCCGCCCCGAAGGCGCCGGCGACGACTTCGCCGTGGGAACCGAGGCCTATACCGGCCCCGGCTCCATCTTCCATTCGGACTTCCTAAACGGCCTGGACATCGACGCCGCCAAGGCCGAGGCCATCGCCCGCATCGAGGCGGCGGACCAAGGCGAGGCCAAGACCATCTATCGCCTGCGCGACTGGGGCGTCAGCCGCCAGCGCTACTGGGGCTGCCCCATCCCCATCATCCACTGCGAGACCTGCGGCCCGGTCGCCGTCCCGACCGACCAACTGCCGATCGAACTGCCCAAGGACGTGACCTTCGACGTGCCGGGCAACCCGCTGGACCGGCACCCGACGTGGAAGCATGTGAACTGCCCGTCCTGCGGCGGCGAGGCCCGTCGCGAGACGGATACGCTCGACACCTTCGTCGATTCCAGCTGGTACTTCGCCCGTTTCGCCGATCCCAAGGTCGAGGCCCCGATCAACAAGGCGGCCGCGTCCAAGTGGCTGCCGGTCGATCAATACATCGGCGGCATCGAGCATGCGGTCCTGCACCTGCTCTACGCCCGCTTCATCACCCGCGCTCTCTCGGACGCCGGTCTGATGGACGTGAAGGAGCCCTTCGCCGGCCTGTTCACCCAGGGCATGGTGGTCCACGAGACCTATTACGAAGGCCTCGAGCCCAGCGGCAAACCCCGCTGGGTCGAGCCTTCGGACGTGCGCATCGAGACTGTGGACGGCCAGCGCGTCGCCACCCGCCTGTCCAACGGGGCCGCCCTGACGATCGGCGACATCGAGAAGATGTCCAAATCCAAGAAGAACGTGGTCGCGCCCCAGGACATCATCGAGGCCTATGGCGTCGACGCCGGGCGCCTGTTCGTCCTGTCCGACAGCCCCCCCGAACGTGACGTCCAATGGTCGGCCGGCGGCGTCGAGGGCGCCAGCCGCTTCGTCCAGCGCGTCTGGACAGAGTTCGACGGCTTCGACGCCGCTGCGCCCGCCAACGCGGATGTGGACGCCAGCCTGATCCGCGAGACGCACAAGACCATCAAGGCCGTCAGCGAGGGCGTCGAGGGCTTCCGCTTCAACTCGGCCATCGCCAAGCTCTACGCCTTCCTGGCCACCCTGCGTCAGCACGACAAGGCGGGCGGCGAAGCCAAGAAGACGGCGCTGGCGACCATGGCCCGCCTGATCGCCCCCTTCACGCCCCACCTGGCCGAGGAAGCCTGGGCGCGCCTGGGCGAAGAGGGCATGGTTCTGGACGCGCCCTGGCCCGTGTTCGACGCCGCCCTGGCCGCTGACGATGAAGTCACCCTGCCTGTTCAGATCGGTGGAAAGCGTCGCGGCGAAGTCGTCCTGCCGCGCGGGTCGGACAATGCGACGGTCGAAGCCGCCGCTCTCGCCAATCCGACGGTTCAGGCCTACCTTGCCGCCAACAACCTCAGCGTCCGCAAGGTGATCGTGGTGCCCGACCGTATCGTCAATCTGGTGGCCGGCTGATGCGGCGCGCCCTGGCCCTGATCGCTGTCGCCGGCTCGGCCCTGCTGTCCGGCTGCGGCTTCACGCCCCTGTATGGCGAGACAGGCGTGGGGGCAGGCCTGTCGCGCATCGCCGTGACCACGCCCGACAACCGCCTGGGCTATCGTTTGCGCGAGCAACTTGAGGACGCCTTCGGCCGCGACGGCTCGGCCCAGCCCCTCTATCGCCTGACGACGGAGGTGACGCAGGAACGCCGTCCCCTGGGTCGCCGGATCGACGACACGGCCAGCCGTTATGAGCTGACGGTCAAGGCCGACTGGACCCTGACGTCCGCCAGCGGCGGCGAGCCGATCAAGGGCTCGCAGACCACGACCACCACCTACGCCGCCGCCGACCAGCCCTATGCCGCCATCGCCGCCCAGCAGGACGGCGAGGACCGAGCCGCCGCCGATCTGGCGCGCCTGATCCGGCTGGACATGATGCGCGCCCTGGCGGGCCAGTGAGCGGGATTTTAGCGTGATCCTGGCCAAGCGGCCCGAGGTTGACCGCTTCCTGAAGTCGCCGGACAGTCACATCCGCGCCGCCGTCATCCACGGCAAGGACCGCTCGGGCGTGTCCGAGCGCGCCCTGACCCTGTGCAAGGCCGTCACGCCCGACCTGAACGACCCGTTCAACGTCACCTTCCTGACCGAGGCCGACATCGACGGCGACGCGGTCAAACTGGAGGAGGCCCTGACGGCGCTCAGCATGATCGGCGGGCGCCGCCTGGTGCGTATCCGCCTGTCGGACGGCAAGGGCAGCATCGACAAGGCCATCGCCGCCGCCCTGACCGTCCACGCCCAAGGCGGCTACAACCCCGACGCCATGCTGGTGATCGAGGCCGGGGCCCTGGGCCGCGAATCCGCCCTGCGCAAGGCCGCCGAAAAGTCGCCCGGCGCGGTCGGCATCGCCTGCTACGAGGACGAGGTCGGCGATGTCGCCCGCATGACGCGCGAGGCCCTGGGCGCCGACAAGGTGGGCCTGACCGCGGACGCCCTGGAGCGCTTCGTCGGCCGCCTGCCCCGCGAGCGCGGCCTGATGCGCCAGGAGATCGAGCGGCTGGTCCTCTACATCGGTCCCGGTTCCGGCCGCACCATCGACACGCCTGAGCTGGAAGAACATCTAGGCGTCGAGCCCGACGCCTCCTTGTCCGACGCCGCGCTTCAGGCCTTCGGCGGGCGGCCCGCTCCGGCCCAGTCCGGTCTGCGCCGCGCCCTGGCCGAGGGTGAAAGCGCCGTCATGGCCGTGCGCATGGCCGCCATCCATCTGGGAAAACTTCGCCGCATCAATGTGCTGCAGGCCTCCGGCGCCGGCCCCAAGGAGGCCGCCAAGGCCGCCGGCGTCTTCTGGAAGCAGGAGGCCGAGATCCTGCGTCAGGTGCGTGCCTGGCGGCTGGAACTGCTCGACGAGGTGCAGGACAGCGTCAACACGGCCGACATCGCCACCAAGACGACGGGAATGCCCGAGGCCCTGATCGCCGAACGTCTGCTGCTGGAGATTGCCGCCCGCGCCAAACGCATCGGGCTGTAATCAGGGGCCTATCGGCCTTCGGCCTACTTGAGGCCACTTTACGCGGGCCTATCGCGCTTCGCGCGACTTGACGCCATTTTGCGCGGGCCTAGATGAGGCCCTCAATTCTCCTGCCCTTCTCCCGATGGGAGAAGGACTAAGAGGTGCAGTTGTCAGCCCCGCTTCGAGGCCTTGCGGAAGGCGGGCTTGTTCGCCGCCGCAGCCTGACGCTGCATCACCTTTTCCGCCCCGCGCGCCCCGCCTTTCGTCCCGGCTGGCCCCGCCTGGGTTCCGGCCTTCTTGGCCGCGAGGGCGCGTTTCAGAGCTTCTGTGGCGCTGATCTTGTCGGTCTGGTCAGTCATGGCCGCATGCCTAGCACGACCCGACCGAAAAGGCCCGTCAGCCGCGCATCAGGCGGCGGCACAGGTCATCGAGCTGTTCCAGGGCGCCGTATTTGATGGTCAGCTCGCCCTTGCCGCCCTTATCGTTCAGCAGGACCTTGAGGCCCAGGGCGTCGGCCAGATCCTGCTCCAGGGCGGCGACGTCGGCGGCGCCCTCCCCGCTCAGAGCAGGCTTGGCCTTGGACGGCTTGGGACCCTCCGCGGCGCGGCGGGCCAGGGCCTCGGTCTGACGCACGTTCAGGCCCTTGGCCAGGACCTGTTCGGCCAGGGCCTCGGGGTTGGGGGCGGTGATCAGGGCGCGGGCGTGACCGGCCGAGAGCCGGTTCTCCATGACGTGATCCAGAACGCTGTCAGGCAGTTGCAGCAGGCGGATGGTGTTGGCCACATGGCTGCGGCTCTTGCCGACCACCCCGGCCAGGGCGTCCTGGGTGCGGCCGAAGCGCGACATCAGCGAGCCATAGGCCAGGGCTTCTTCGACCGGGTTCAGATCGGCGCGCTGGACGTTCTCGATGATGGCGACCTCCATCACCTCCACGTCGTCCATGGCCCGTTCGATGATCGGCACGGTCTTCAGCCGCGCCGCCTGGGCCGCGCGCCAACGCCGCTCGCCGGCGATGATCTGCCACATGCCGTCTTCGCCGGGCTGGGGCCGAGCCAGGATGGGCTGCAGCACCCCCTTGTCGCGGATCGAGGCGGTCAGTTCCTCCAGGTTCTCGGCGCTGAAATGCTTGCGCGGCTGATCAGGGTTGGGCTTGAGGCTCTCGATCGGCACGGCGCGCACGCCCGTCGGCTGAACGCCGCCGTCCACCGGCGCGCTCTCGGCGACGTTTTCTCCCAGAAGGGCCGACAGGCCACGACCCAGACCACGTTGACGTTCGGACAAGATGCTGATTCCGTTCTACTTAATCGATGAACCGCCGATCAGGCGGCGAGCGCCTGTCGACGCTGGCGTTCACGCGCCACAAGCTCGCGCGCCAGCTTCAGATAGGCCTGGCTGCCGGTGCATTTCAGATCATAGATCAGCACCGGCTTGCCGAAGGACGGCGCCTCCGACACCCGCACATTGCGGGGAATGACGCTGTCATAGACCTTGTCGCCGAAGTGGGCGCGCACGTCGGCCGCGACCTGCCCCGACAGGGCGTTGCGGCGGTCGTACATGGTCAGGACCAGGCCTTGGATCTCCAGCGCCGGATTAAGGCTCTGCTTGACCATGTCGATGGTCCGCATCAGCTGGGTCAGGCCCTCCAAGGCGAAGAACTCGCACTGCAGCGGCACCAGAACCGCGTCGGCGGCGGCCATGGCGTTCAGCGTCAACAGGTTCAGCGACGGCGGGCAATCGATCAGGACATAGTCATACCGCGTATGGCCGTTGCCGCCTTGAGCCGCGAGCGCGTCGCGCAGACGATAGGAACGGCGATCCGCCTGGCTCAGCTCGATCTCAACGCCCGACATATCCGCGTCAGCGGGGACGATGAAAAGCCCCGGCACAGAGGTCTCCACCGCCGACAGGTCGATAGGACGGCCATCGACAATAACGTCATAGATCGTCGCTCGACGTGTTTCACGTGGAACACCCAGACCCGTCGAGGCATTGCCCTGCGGGTCCATGTCGACGATCAGCACCTTCTCGCCGATGGCGGCCAGGGCGGTGCCCAGGTTGATGGCGGTCGTGGTCTTGCCCACCCCGCCCTTCTGGTTGGAGACAGCCAGGACTCGGGTCTGTTTCTCGCGATCAGCGGACACGGCGAAGGCTCCGGACAGAAACGATACGGCCGCGCGGGTCGCTGCGCGAGACGGAGAGGTCGCTCCTAAACTGCCAGACCTTGGCCGCCTCTTTCAACTCGGCTTCGGCCTTCTCCCCCTTCAGGAACAGACCTTGTGCACCGTGCTGGAAGTAAGGCTGTGCATAAGCCAGCAGTTTCTCCATCGGAGCCACAGCCCGCGCGGTGACGATGTCGACCTCGACGTCCTGCTCCTCGGCCCGTCCGTTGATCACCGTGGCGGGCAGATCGAGCGCGTCCACCACCTGTTGCAGGAAGCGGCAACGCTTGCCCAGGCTGTCGATCAGCCAGACATGAGCCTCCGGCCGATCCTTCAGCAGGATGGCCAGGACCACGCCGGGGAAGCCCGCGCCGGCCCCCAGATCGGCCCAGGTCAGGGCCTCGGGCGCCAGGGCCAACAGCTGGGCGCTGTCCCAGGCATGGCGGTTCCAGAAGTCAGGAATGCTATCCGGCCCGACCAGGTTCATCACCGCATTGGCCTCGGTCAGCATGGCGAGGAAGCTGGTCAGATCAGCGATCTGGGTTTCACTGGCGCCCGTATGGGCGCGGAAGGCGGCGACGGGGTCCAGGCTCACGCGACAATGGTCTCGACTTCTGCGGCGAGCGAGGTCGCCTTCTTCACATGGGCCAGCAGCGCGGTCAGGGCGCCGGGGGTCATGCCTTCGATCCGGCCCGCCTGCCCCAGGGTCCGGGGCTGGACCATGATCAGCTTTTCGCGGACCTCGTTCGACAGTCCGCCGATGGCGGCGTAGTCCAGCCCCTCGGGCAAGGTCAGCCCCTCCTCCCGACGCAGGGCCTCGGCCTCGGCGGCCTGGCGGTCGAGGTATCCGGCATAGACCGCGTCGATCTCGACCTGCTCGCGCACGGCGGGCGACCAGTCGGCTATCTCGGGCCGAACGGCGACGAACTGATCCAGGGTCACATGAGGGAAAGACAGCAGGTCGCGGATCGACCGACGCTGACCGTCGGCGTTGACGGTGACGCCGAGCGCTCCCGCCTCCTTGGGCGTGAACTGGGTTTCACGTGAAACACGGTTCGCCCGGTCCAACTGGTCGGCCTTATCCAGCCATACCTTGGCACGATCGGCGCCGACGATCCCGGCGTCGATGCCCAGGCCCGTCAGACGCACGTCGGCGTTATCGGCCCGCAGCGTCAGGCGATACTCAGCCCGGCTGGTGAACATCCGATAGGGCTCGGTGACGCCGCGGGTGACCAGGTCGTCGATCATGACCCCGATATAGGCTTGGTCCCGGCCGAGGATGACCGGGTCCGAACCGGCGGCAGCGCGGGCGGCGTTCAGCCCGGCGATCAGGCCTTGCGCCCCTGCTTCCTCATAGCCGGTCGTGCCGTTGATCTGACCCGCCAGATAGAGGCCAGGCCGTTTCTTGACCTCCAGCGCCGGGGTCAGTTCGCGCGGATCGACATAGTCGTATTCGATGGCGTAGCCGAAGCGGAAAACCTCGACAGCCTCCAGACCCGGCATGGTCCGCAGGAAGGCCATCTGCGTCGCGTCCGACACCGAGGTCGAAATGCCGTTGGGATAGACAGTCGGATCGTCCAGACCTTCGGGCTCCAGAAAGACCTGATGGCTGGTCTTGTCGGCGAAGCGCACCACCTTGTCCTCGATCGAAGGGCAGTAACGCGGCCCGCGGCCCGACAGCTTGCCCCCATAGACGGCGCTTTCGCCCAAGTTCTCGGCGATGATGCGGTGGGTTTCTTCGGTCGTATGGGTGATGCCGCAGGCGATCTGGGGGACTTCGATCTTGTCGGTCAGGAAGCTGAAGGGCACGGGCTCGTCGTCCGCCGCCTGCATCTCCAGCTGCTCCCAGGCGATGGTGCGGCCGTCCAGACGCGCGGGCGTGCCCGTCTTCAGACGGCCCATCATCAGGCCCGAGCCATAGAGGTCGGCGGCCAGACCCACGGACGGCGCCTCGCCGAAGCGACCGGCGTTGATGCGTTCCTCGCCGCGATGGATGACGCCATTGAGGAAGGTGCCGGTCGTCAGGACCACGGCCCCTGCGCGCAGCTCGGTCCCCTCGCCCGTGGTCACGCCGGCCACGCGGTGGCCGTTGAGGATCAGGGCCTCGGCCGTGCCGGCCTTCAGGGTCAGGTTCGGCGTCCGGGCCAGTTCGGCCTGCATGGCCTCACGGTACAGACGACGGTCGATCTGGCTGCGCGGGCCGCGCACCGCGGCGCCCTTGGAACGGTTCAACAGACGGAACTGGATGCCCGAGACGTCGGCCAGCCGCCCCATGACGCCGTCCAGGGCGTCGATCTCGCGCACCAGATGGCCCTTGCCCAGACCGCCGATGGCCGGGTTGCAACTCATCTCGCCGACGGTTTCCAGCTTCTGGGTCAGCAGCAGGGTGCGGGCGCCGGCGCGCGCCGAGGCGGCCGCGGCTTCGCAGCCGGCGTGTCCGCCGCCGATAACGATGACGTCGAAGGTCGTGGAAGGGGAGGAAGTCATGGCCGAGGACATAGTCTATCCGGTGTCGGATCGCCACTGGAACGACGCCGATGTTTCACGTGAAACACCGCGGTTCGACGGCTACTTGCCGATACAGAAGGTCGAGAAGACCTCGCCCAGAATGTCCTCGACCCCGATGGCGCCGGTGACGCGGGCCAGGGCGTCCGCCGCTCGGCGCAGGTCATCGCCGGCCATTTCGGGCGCGAGGTCGAGGGCGCGACGGCCCGCCTCGACCGCGGCCAGGGCCTCGACCAGACGACGGCGATGGCGTTCGCGCGTCACCGCCGGGAAGTCGGCGCCGGACAGGTCGCGGGCCAGACGGGCGGCGATCCAGTGATGCAGCTCCGCCAGCCCCTGCCCCGTCGCCGTGCTGACGGTCAGGGCCTCGAGGTCGGACATGGCGTCGACGGCGCCCAGATCAGCCTTGTTCAGGACCTGAAGATCGGACGGATGCATGAAGGCCGAAGCCGGATCTTCGGCGCCCTCTGTTGACGGCGAACGCACCCAGAGGCGCAGGTCTGCGCCCTCGGCGCGCAGACGGGCGCGACGGATGCCCTCCGCCTCCACCACGTCGTCGCTGTCGCGCAGGCCTGCCGTGTCCGACAGGGTGACGGCGTAGCCGCCGATCATGATGTCGGCGTCGAGCACATCCCTCGTCGTGCCGGCGATAGGGGTGACGATGGCCGCCTCACGCGCGACAAGGGCGTTGAACAGCGACGACTTGCCGGCGTTGGTCTCGCCGATCAGGACGATGCGATAACCCTCGCGCACCCGACGTCCACGATCGGAATCGGCCAGAGCCGCATGCAGATCAGTCGCCAGAGCGTCCAGCACCGGCCCGGCGGTGCGGGCCAGATTGTCGGGGACTTCCTCGTCGGGGAAGTCGATCTCGGCCTCGACCAGAGACAGAGCCTTCAGCAGATCGCGGCGGAAACCGGCGTAGGCGGCCGACAGGGCGCCGTCCAGCTGGCCCAGGGCCTGAGCCTTCTGGGCCTCGGTCTCGGCGTCGATCAGGTCGGCCACGGCCTCGGCCTGGGCCAAGTCCATGCGGCCGTTCTGGAAGGCGCGACGGGTGAACTCGCCGGGTTCGGCGGGGCGCACATCAAGGGCGATCAGGGCGCGGCTGGCGGCCTCGATCACGGCGCGGCCGCCGTGCAGATGCAGTTCGGCCGAGTCTTCGCCGGTGTAGGAATGGGGTCCGGGGAAGCGCAGGACCAGGGCCTGATCCACCGTCTCGCCGTCGTGGCGCAGGGTCCGCAGCGAGGCCAGACGCGGCGTCAGCCCCCCTGCCCCCAGAGCGCTCAGGGCCGCGTCCACGCCCGCCCCGGACAGGCGCAGGATGGCGATGGCGCCTCGCCCCGGCGGCGTGGCCAGGGCGAAGATGGTGTCGGCGTTTGAACTCAAGTCTTCAGCCCTTGGGCGCGCCCGTGACGGCGGCTTCCATCAGACGACGGAACTGGTCCTGGGCCTGAACCCCAAAGCTGGTCCAGGTCTTCATCAGCTCGTCGGGCTGCATGGCCGCCATGTTGGCGTCCATCCGCTTCTGCATCTCGGCCACCAGATGATCGTTCAGCGGCGTCACATCCGGCAGGCCGAGGAAGGCCCGCGCCTCGGCCGGGGTGCAGTCGATCTCGATGTTCAGCTTCATAACGCCCTCACTTGTTTCACGTGAAACATGACGGCGCCCCTCAAGCAGCCTCGCGCCGCGCGCGAGGCGCTAGGGGCCCCAATCAGGTATTCATGGACTGGAAGAAGTCGCCGTTGTTCTTGGACTGGCGCAGCTTGTCGAGCAGGAACTCGATCGCGTCTTGCGGGCCCATCGGGTTGAGGATGCGGCGCAGGACGTAGGTCTTGGCCAGTTGATCCTTCGGCGTGATGAGGTCTTCCTTGCGGGTGCCGGACTTGAGCACGTCGATGGCCGGGAAGATGCGCTTGTCGGCGACCTTGCGGTCCAGCACGATTTCCGAGTTGCCGGTGCCCTTGAACTCTTCGAAGATGACCTCGTCCATGCGGCTGCCGGTGTCGATCAGGGCCGTGGCGATGATGGTCAGCGAACCGCCCTGCTCCACATTACGCGCGGCGCCGAAGAAGCGCTTGGGTCGTTGCAGGGCGTTGGCGTCGACGCCGCCGGTCAGCACCTTGCCCGACGACGGGACAGTGGCGTTGTAGGCGCGGCCCAGACGGGTGATGGAGTCCAGCAGGATGACCACGTCCTTTTTGTGCTCGACCAGACGCTTGGCCTTCTCGATCACCATCTCGGCGACGGCGACGTGGCGGGTGGCGGGCTCGTCGAAGGTCGAGGCGACGACCTCGCCCTTCACCGTGCGCTGCATGTCGGTGACTTCTTCGGGGCGCTCGTCGATCAGCAGAACGATCAGGAAGACTTCCGGATGGTTCTTCTCGATCGACTTGGCGATGTTCTGCAGCATGACCGTCTTACCCACGCGCGGCGGGGCGACGATCAGGCAGCGCTGGCCCTTGCCCAGCGGGGCGACGATGTCGATGACCCGGCCCGAGCGGTCCTTCAGCGTCGGGTCCTGGATCTCCATGTGCAGCCGCTCTTCGGGATAGAGCGGCGTCAGGTTGTCGAACAGGACCTTGGTCTTGACCATCTCCGGGTCTTCGAAGTTGATCGTGTCGACCTTGAGCAGGGCGAAGTAGCGCTCGCCCTCGCGCGGGCCGCGCACGGCGCCGTGCACCGTATCGCCCGAACGCAGGCCGAAGCGGCGGATCTGCGACGGCGAGACATAGACGTCGTCCGGGCCCGGCAGGTAGTTGGCGTCGGGACTCCGCAGGAAGCCGAAGCCGTCCGGCAGGATCTCCAGCACGCCCGAGGCGATGATCTCGACCTCTTCGTCGGCCAGGGTCTTCAGGATGGCGAACAGCAGGTCCT of the Brevundimonas pondensis genome contains:
- a CDS encoding ParA family protein translates to MSADREKQTRVLAVSNQKGGVGKTTTAINLGTALAAIGEKVLIVDMDPQGNASTGLGVPRETRRATIYDVIVDGRPIDLSAVETSVPGLFIVPADADMSGVEIELSQADRRSYRLRDALAAQGGNGHTRYDYVLIDCPPSLNLLTLNAMAAADAVLVPLQCEFFALEGLTQLMRTIDMVKQSLNPALEIQGLVLTMYDRRNALSGQVAADVRAHFGDKVYDSVIPRNVRVSEAPSFGKPVLIYDLKCTGSQAYLKLARELVARERQRRQALAA
- the holA gene encoding DNA polymerase III subunit delta codes for the protein MILAKRPEVDRFLKSPDSHIRAAVIHGKDRSGVSERALTLCKAVTPDLNDPFNVTFLTEADIDGDAVKLEEALTALSMIGGRRLVRIRLSDGKGSIDKAIAAALTVHAQGGYNPDAMLVIEAGALGRESALRKAAEKSPGAVGIACYEDEVGDVARMTREALGADKVGLTADALERFVGRLPRERGLMRQEIERLVLYIGPGSGRTIDTPELEEHLGVEPDASLSDAALQAFGGRPAPAQSGLRRALAEGESAVMAVRMAAIHLGKLRRINVLQASGAGPKEAAKAAGVFWKQEAEILRQVRAWRLELLDEVQDSVNTADIATKTTGMPEALIAERLLLEIAARAKRIGL
- a CDS encoding NtrZ family periplasmic regulatory protein; its protein translation is MRFVAIIAATVGALAIAGMAHDASAQARRAPAVSLTESAQTSHATPAPQRRGLRWNDSGRWGLNFNLNQPVGRETDWGDVEAGAYYRLSPRLRVGAAANLASPEVDPARAPESAADRRAAPRVRLETIFKF
- the lptE gene encoding LPS assembly lipoprotein LptE, which translates into the protein MRRALALIAVAGSALLSGCGFTPLYGETGVGAGLSRIAVTTPDNRLGYRLREQLEDAFGRDGSAQPLYRLTTEVTQERRPLGRRIDDTASRYELTVKADWTLTSASGGEPIKGSQTTTTTYAAADQPYAAIAAQQDGEDRAAADLARLIRLDMMRALAGQ
- a CDS encoding ParB/RepB/Spo0J family partition protein, which codes for MSERQRGLGRGLSALLGENVAESAPVDGGVQPTGVRAVPIESLKPNPDQPRKHFSAENLEELTASIRDKGVLQPILARPQPGEDGMWQIIAGERRWRAAQAARLKTVPIIERAMDDVEVMEVAIIENVQRADLNPVEEALAYGSLMSRFGRTQDALAGVVGKSRSHVANTIRLLQLPDSVLDHVMENRLSAGHARALITAPNPEALAEQVLAKGLNVRQTEALARRAAEGPKPSKAKPALSGEGAADVAALEQDLADALGLKVLLNDKGGKGELTIKYGALEQLDDLCRRLMRG
- the leuS gene encoding leucine--tRNA ligase; translated protein: MATRYEPKTAEPRQQARWAAADAFSVPNADTGRPKYYVLEMFPYPSGNIHMGHARNYVMGDVVARHKRAQGFDVLHPMGWDAFGMPAENAAMERGVHPGDWTWSNIATMRDQLKLLGLSLDWSREFATCDPAYYGKQQAWFLELYKRGLVYRKDGVVNWDPVDNTVLANEQVIDGRGWRSGALVEKRKLNQWFLRITQYADDLIDGLSELEGRWPDKVRLMQENWIGRSKGLQMKWAFAPDAAPAGHDAVEVYTTRPDTLFGASFVGLAPDHPISKQLAEANPEIAAFVAECRKGGASQAEIEQAEKIGWDTGLKVVHPFTGAEIPVWIANFILSEYGTGAIFACPAHDQRDLDFARKYDLPVIPVVRPEGAGDDFAVGTEAYTGPGSIFHSDFLNGLDIDAAKAEAIARIEAADQGEAKTIYRLRDWGVSRQRYWGCPIPIIHCETCGPVAVPTDQLPIELPKDVTFDVPGNPLDRHPTWKHVNCPSCGGEARRETDTLDTFVDSSWYFARFADPKVEAPINKAAASKWLPVDQYIGGIEHAVLHLLYARFITRALSDAGLMDVKEPFAGLFTQGMVVHETYYEGLEPSGKPRWVEPSDVRIETVDGQRVATRLSNGAALTIGDIEKMSKSKKNVVAPQDIIEAYGVDAGRLFVLSDSPPERDVQWSAGGVEGASRFVQRVWTEFDGFDAAAPANADVDASLIRETHKTIKAVSEGVEGFRFNSAIAKLYAFLATLRQHDKAGGEAKKTALATMARLIAPFTPHLAEEAWARLGEEGMVLDAPWPVFDAALAADDEVTLPVQIGGKRRGEVVLPRGSDNATVEAAALANPTVQAYLAANNLSVRKVIVVPDRIVNLVAG
- the rsmG gene encoding 16S rRNA (guanine(527)-N(7))-methyltransferase RsmG; the encoded protein is MSLDPVAAFRAHTGASETQIADLTSFLAMLTEANAVMNLVGPDSIPDFWNRHAWDSAQLLALAPEALTWADLGAGAGFPGVVLAILLKDRPEAHVWLIDSLGKRCRFLQQVVDALDLPATVINGRAEEQDVEVDIVTARAVAPMEKLLAYAQPYFQHGAQGLFLKGEKAEAELKEAAKVWQFRSDLSVSRSDPRGRIVSVRSLRRVR
- a CDS encoding DUF3576 domain-containing protein; translation: MAFVRGAAVALIASGLLLGGCSSLPFVGSKDKAPKADAQLGIGVNAYLWRATLDTLAFMPLASADPWGGVVNYDWYVNPQAPNERFKVTVFILDRRLRADALNVSVTKEVKDAAGAWSAAPVAAQTETDLENAILTKARQLNLANAAR